The Petrotoga sibirica DSM 13575 genome includes a window with the following:
- a CDS encoding flippase translates to MSEIRELGSKSAIVFTGRIFGQFIGFISVIIIGRLLGAEIYGQFVYITSFLSFFIIIPKLGMENGIVSFLSRNTISKEEKRSILSFSLRLTGTLSLIVIVVSYLNAEFILKTLLNDVAYGELFLLLLPTIILDSVKAMLQSSLRAVRKIKEITFMENLFAPISKILFVILLVIIFNIQNYLPLVIPLYVNSFASIVYYIYKLNKLGLIGKVSKQFENMQLVRFSLPLLFTGVVSIITHNVDQYMIGYMRGATDVGIYRIALQFGTFSSMALGAVNTVFAPLISNLYHDNRIRDLSNMYKLTTKWITAINLMIFGMILVFSEDIMHLAGEEFMAGSVALILVCLGQIINSIVGSVGYLNTMTGHPQLNLIGSVIAMAVNVVLNLLLIGPLGINGAAIATAASLGVGNIIAFIFMYKSLKIHPYDKSYISLFGVLALSTVIIYILSSFMDINYLLRLIICGVVYSALFVFLVFKFVMSEYEVNTLKKEIKKVFKKA, encoded by the coding sequence ATGAGTGAAATCAGAGAATTGGGAAGTAAATCAGCTATTGTTTTTACTGGAAGAATCTTTGGGCAATTTATTGGATTCATTTCAGTTATCATTATTGGGAGACTTTTAGGTGCAGAGATATACGGGCAATTTGTGTATATAACAAGCTTTTTAAGCTTTTTTATTATAATTCCAAAACTGGGTATGGAAAATGGTATTGTATCCTTTCTGTCTAGAAATACGATTAGTAAAGAAGAAAAAAGAAGTATTTTAAGTTTTAGCCTACGTTTAACTGGGACCTTAAGTTTAATTGTCATTGTTGTTAGTTATCTTAATGCGGAATTTATACTAAAAACTTTGTTGAACGATGTTGCCTATGGAGAGTTGTTTCTTCTTCTTTTACCTACTATAATTTTAGATTCAGTAAAGGCTATGTTGCAAAGCTCTTTGAGGGCAGTAAGAAAAATTAAAGAGATAACTTTTATGGAGAATCTTTTTGCACCGATAAGTAAGATTCTTTTTGTTATCTTACTTGTAATAATATTCAATATTCAAAATTACCTGCCGTTAGTGATTCCGTTGTATGTCAATTCCTTTGCTTCAATAGTATACTATATATATAAGTTGAACAAATTGGGCTTGATAGGGAAAGTATCCAAACAGTTTGAAAATATGCAATTAGTAAGGTTTTCATTGCCCTTATTATTCACTGGTGTAGTATCTATCATCACTCACAACGTTGACCAGTACATGATTGGCTATATGAGAGGGGCAACTGATGTAGGGATTTACAGGATAGCTTTACAGTTTGGTACATTTTCCAGTATGGCTTTGGGAGCTGTAAACACCGTTTTCGCTCCCCTGATTTCCAATCTTTATCACGATAATAGAATTAGAGATCTATCAAATATGTATAAGTTAACTACAAAATGGATTACCGCGATAAATCTGATGATATTCGGGATGATACTGGTTTTTTCTGAAGACATCATGCATCTTGCAGGAGAAGAATTCATGGCTGGTTCCGTCGCTTTGATCTTGGTGTGTCTTGGCCAGATTATCAACTCAATAGTTGGATCCGTAGGATATTTAAATACAATGACGGGGCATCCTCAGTTGAACCTAATTGGGAGTGTTATTGCTATGGCTGTAAATGTGGTTTTAAATTTGCTTTTGATTGGGCCGTTAGGTATCAACGGGGCTGCTATTGCAACAGCAGCTTCTTTAGGAGTAGGAAATATAATAGCTTTCATTTTTATGTACAAGAGCTTAAAAATTCATCCGTATGATAAGAGTTATATATCTTTGTTTGGAGTTCTAGCTTTATCTACGGTCATTATTTATATTTTGTCAAGTTTTATGGATATTAATTATCTACTTAGGCTTATTATTTGTGGGGTTGTATACAGTGCGTTATTCGTATTTTTGGTGTTTAAATTTGTAATGAGTGAGTATGAGGTAAATACTTTAAAAAAAGAAATTAAGAAAGTTTTCAAAAAAGCTTAG
- a CDS encoding sulfotransferase domain-containing protein, translating to MKKLLIHIGYPKTATTTIQHRLFATLHETERINYLGRADYSANTYFEQAVGLENYLCLNENFHVNNLKIFSEKNNVISNEVFTASVYTREILLGRRIVDPLEYPQRLSTLFKNVVDNIEIMVTIRNQKDLIYSHYVQNYPWLANDKSNDAPTKFIFEDGQILRKERFKIFYFSDLLDKYEENFGKENIHILLFEDLKCDTKFFYDQLSQIINVESSLVERLLAGGHLNNRRKTNTGYYRETRKANALGKVVKKFRETNIGNKIINSYKEKYGSNSKMLNTIRKLMYKEDYIFIPKLSEEEKNIIFQEFRESNLKLSEKYHIDQEKLKKYGYI from the coding sequence GTGAAAAAATTACTTATACACATAGGTTATCCTAAAACCGCAACTACAACTATTCAACATAGATTATTTGCAACTCTACATGAAACTGAGAGAATTAACTATTTAGGGAGAGCTGATTATTCAGCGAATACTTATTTTGAACAAGCAGTTGGCTTAGAAAACTATTTGTGTTTGAATGAAAATTTTCACGTGAACAACCTCAAAATTTTCTCGGAAAAAAACAATGTAATTTCTAATGAAGTTTTCACTGCGTCTGTATATACTCGGGAGATTCTTTTGGGCCGCAGGATTGTTGATCCTCTTGAATATCCGCAGAGATTATCTACTTTATTTAAAAATGTTGTTGATAATATTGAAATAATGGTAACGATTAGGAATCAAAAAGATTTGATATATTCTCATTATGTGCAAAATTATCCCTGGCTTGCTAATGATAAATCAAATGACGCGCCAACGAAATTTATATTTGAAGATGGCCAAATTTTAAGAAAAGAAAGGTTTAAAATTTTTTATTTTTCTGATCTTTTAGACAAGTATGAGGAAAATTTTGGGAAAGAAAATATACACATATTGCTTTTTGAAGATCTTAAATGTGACACAAAATTTTTTTACGACCAACTTAGCCAAATAATAAATGTGGAAAGCAGCTTAGTTGAAAGACTTTTAGCGGGAGGTCATCTTAACAACAGGAGAAAGACTAATACCGGATATTATAGGGAGACTCGTAAAGCAAATGCACTAGGGAAAGTTGTGAAAAAATTTCGTGAGACTAATATTGGTAACAAAATTATTAATTCTTATAAGGAAAAATACGGTTCGAATAGTAAAATGTTAAACACTATTCGTAAGTTAATGTATAAAGAAGATTATATTTTCATTCCTAAGCTAAGTGAAGAAGAAAAAAATATCATTTTTCAGGAATTTAGGGAAAGTAATCTAAAACTCAGTGAAAAGTATCATATTGATCAAGAGAAATTGAAAAAGTATGGATATATTTAA